TTTCCCGTACTGTGGCCCTTGCGGATGATATCATCATATAGCAGGCCATGTGCTTCAACATTCTTTCCAAGTACAAAGAAGGTGGCTCTGGCATCAAATCGTTCAAGCTCGTTCAGCACCCAATCGGTCACACCGGGCGTGGGCCCATCATCAAAAGTCAGGTAAAGATTTTTCCCGGATGCATCCATGCGCCACCAAGCATCCGGTAGAGCTTTTTGCACCAGCAGGGGCATGCGCACAGGATACATACCTGTTAATTTGATTCACCGGGGAACTGCGTGCCCTGAGGTATCTGAGGAGGAGTCTGCCTTCCTGAGAATGCCGCCTCATAACGTTGGATCGAGGAATCGATGCGTCCCGACAGACTGTCCAGCTTATTCTGTTTCACTTGATAATCGATCGAGCGCAGAACACTGATCTCAGTAGAGACATCATTTTTAAGGCCGGCGATCTCGTCAGGATCCAGTGAGGCCAGGTAATCCAGGTTATCCAGATTATGGTCGAGCAAGATCCTTAGAATTTCCGCTCCTTTCTCTTTCCTTCCAAGTTGGAAATACGCTTCAGCGATGGGCGTCACAAAATAGTTATAGGGTGATAAAGCGTCGGGCATCACTTCTATAGCCCGGTCCAGCACAGCTTCAGCCTTGTCGTTCTTGCCTTCCTTGATCAGTTCCATGGCCAGTCTGGCAAAGTTATTCCTGAAATTCATGGTCATCCTGCGGTTCTGATCATTCAGGTAGATGTCTTCTCCGCTGTCCATGCCACCCCAGGCGAATTTATTCATCATGTTGTTATACATGATTTCTGTGTTGATGCGTCCTACTTGTCCACCAGCTTGATTGTTTTTAATGGGTACCAGGCGGTAGGCTAAGCCTTCCAGCTGGAAATAATCTTCCAATCCCAGATAGTTGTCATTGCCTACTGTGACTGCGAAATATACCGGTCTGTCCCAGTTAAATGTTGCAAGCAGATCCAATACCATCATGTGGTTCTTGTAAACGTATTGCTTGTCGAGATCCCACTCGATTCCTTCAACAATGCGCCCTGCCTGAGCGGGCACTACGGTTCCGTTGCTTAAAACCTTTTCCCTGTCCACCGGTATCAATACCTTATTTGTCGGAAGATAATCCAGGGCTTCACCGCTTCCCTGCGGGCGGAACTTCGTCTGCATATTGTCACTTCTGACAAAATCCATCAAACGATTGGCCGGGATATATCCTGCGAGTTGTTTCTGAGGGATGACGGGCAGGTAATCGCGTGTGCCCTGGATATACTGTTCCGGTGTTAATGAGAAAGGTACGGGTTCGGATTCATACGCTTTACGGCGCATCTGATCAATGTACCAATCCGTATTCAGGAGGCTCAGGTTTACTACGCGCACATCACGCCGGAATCCTTCAACTTCCTGCACATACCAGAGCGGGAACGTATCGTTGTCACCGTTTGTAAACAGGATGGCATTCGGAGCACATGATTCCAGGTAATTCCTTGCAAAATCACGGGCGGTATATGTTCCTGACCTGTCGTGATCATCCCATCCATCTTTGGCCATAACTACGGGAACGGCCAGCAAGCAAACAGCGCTAATGGTTACCGCAGCCAGACTTGGTGATAACTTGTCTTTTAACTTGTCGAAAATTCCCAATACACCTATTCCGATCCAGATGGCAAAGGCATAGAATGAGGCTGCGTAGGCATAATCCCTTTCACGCGGCTGATTCGGGGTTTGGTTCAGGTATAGGATAATGGCAAAGCCCGTAAACAGGAAGAGGAGAGTCACTACCATGGCATCGTTCCTATGTGCCTTGAAGTGGTAAAACAAACCGATCAGGCCCAGGATAAGCGGAAGGAAATAAAATGCATTCCGGCTTTTATCTTCCAGCGCCAGCTCGGGCAATTCGGATTGGTTACCGAGTCGAGCCTGATCTATGGCCTTGATGCCGCTGATCCAGTTCCCATGGATATTGTTTCCGAAACCCTGAACATCATTCTGTCGACCAGCAAAGTTCCACATGAAGTACCGGACGTACATGTGCCATATCTGGTATGAAAAGAATACGCGCAGGTTATCTCCGAATGTAGGTGGCGTATCTCCTTCAATGCCTGCCCAATATTTATAGCTTCTTATGTGATGCGGCTGTGGACTGTGCATGCGTGGAAAGAATGTGCTCCGTTTGGGATCATACACCGGGATGGTGTTTTTGCGATCGTCCGAGATGACATATTTGCCATTGACCTTGTCCTGGATATACACCGGATTCCCGTCTTTGAAAATGCGCCGTCCGCTTTCATCCTTGGCAATCTCCGCGTCATAGTACGGACCGTAAAGCAAAGGCCAGTCGCCATATTGTTCACGGTTCAGGTAGGCGAGCAGACTGATCATGTTCTCCGGATTATTCTCGTCCATCGGAGGATTGGCATTCGATCGGATCACGATCATCGCAAAAGAGGAGTAGCCGATAAGCAAGGCAGTGAAGCTGATGATGGCCGTATTCCAGAATACCTTATTCTTCTGTGTGGTGTATCTGATTCCCAGATAAATGAGAGCGGCGATAAACAGGCCGAACATAATAACGCCACCGTTAAAGGGTAGTCCGATGGTATTCACAAAGAACAACTCAAATTTTGAGGCCAGATTCACAATGCCAGGGATGATCACGTTCTGAACGCCACCGAGGATGAGAATCGATACAAGAAATGCGTAGATCAAACCTTTCTGGCTGGTCTTGTACTTTCTGAAATAGTAAACAAACGTCATTGCGGGGAGGGCAAGCAGGTTCAGAAGGTGAACTCCGATGGAAAGTCCCACGAGATAAAAGATAAATATGATCCAGCGATCCGCCTGAGGCTCGTCGGCTACCCGTTCCCATTTCAGGATGGCCCAGAAAACCACGGCGGTAAAGAAGGAAGACATGGCGTAAACCTCACCTTCCACAGCAGAGAACCAGAATGAATCTGAAAAAGTATAAGCCAGCGCACCTACGATACCACTGCCCATGATGGCCATTTCCTGCGCCTTGCTCAGCGCCTTTCCACTTTTCTCCATGATCTTTCTTGCCAGGGCGGTGATCGTCCAGAACAAGAAGAGAATGGTAAAGCTGGAACACAGGGCGGACATGGTGTTGATCATGGCGGCCACGTGATATTTATCCGAAGCAAAAAGGGAAAAGAAACGTCCCAGCATCATGAAAAGGGGTGCGCCCGGTGGGTGACCTACCTCGAGTTTATACGATGTGGCAATATATTCTCCGCAATCCCAGAAGCTTGTGGTAGGCTCTATGGTCGAAACGTAAACGAAGGTGGCGATCAGGAAAACGATCCAGCCTATGATATTGTTGATTTTTGAATAGGACATTGCCTTTCGTAGGTTTTCTTGATGAACGGCGAATTTAGGAATTATTTCAGAACGGGAAAGGCAGGTTCTCCCCTTTCATCATGGAATTACAAAGCTTTTAGAAATGTTAACAATTGTGTGAATGAATTTCCGGACCATCTAACCGGCAATTATTATCAATGGTTTTTCGAACGTTTTCGAAACTAATGCAAATTTTCATATTTTTGCGCCCCCGCCCGGGTGAAGGCATCGTGTCTTACGTTACCCCGGGAGGCCATTGATAAAGTTCTTTCAATCTTGATTGCCCGATGGTGTAACTGGCAACACGTCTGGTTTTGGTCCAGAAGAGTCTAGGTTCGAGCCCTAGTCGGGCAACATTTTTTACAGAAGATATTTCTTCGCATCCATTTCTATTGATACCATATGTCAATGGAAACCATCCTTCCCTATATCATAATAGAAAATTTATACCCTGGCGGTGCAAGGAATTTCTCCACGCTATTCCACCCAACTTCTTTTAAGTTTCCATCCGGGTGATTGATACCGTATCTTTATCTTCGAACAAAATCCAACCCCGATGAATCCCAGGATCACTTTAAAAAAAGGCAAGGACCGCGCCCTGCGAAATTTCCATCCCTGGGTGTTCTCAGGCGCTCTGGGTCGTGTCCCACCCAACCTTCAGAATGGTGATGTCGTAGATGTCTTCTCCTATGAAGATGAATTTCTTGGCAGGGGGTTTTACGGCAGCTCGTCCATCGCGGCGCGTATCATGACCTTTAAGGATGAAGCCATCGATCAGGGCTTCTGGGAAAGCCGTTTTCAATCCGCCCTGGCGCTGAGGAACACGTTGGGGTTTCCTTCCGCTAAAACGAATGCCTTCCGATGGATACATGGAGAAGGGGATGGCCTGCCCGGCCTCATTGTGGATGTGTACGGCCCCCACCTGGTCATGCAGGCCCATCATACCGGAATCCGGAAGAACCGGGAAACAATTGCACAGGCATTGCTAAATGCAGGTAAGGTATTGGGCATTGAAACGATCTATGATAAGAGTGCGGATACGCTTCAGGGACAAGAAGCCGGTGAGAATGCCTGGTTGCATGGAGACACCGCCTCCACGGAAATTCTGGAGAATGGCCACAGGTTCCTGGTGAACTGGGTCGAAGGACAAAAAACAGGCTTCTTTCTGGATCAGCGCGATAACCGTCAGTTACTTGCCTCTTTGGCCAAAGGCAGACACCTGCTGAATGCCTATGCTTATTCCGGAGGATTTTCGGTTTATGGTGCCATGGCGGGGGCGGCATCGGTACATTCGGTGGACAGTTCCGAGAAGGCTATGGACCTGGCCGGAGAAAATATGAAGCTTAACAAAGTCAGTTGCCCTCATCAAGAGCATGTATCGGAGGTGGGCGAGTTCCTGAAATCATCCAAAGATAAATTCGATCTAATTGTACTGGATCCTCCGGCATTTGCCAAGCGCTTATCTGCACTGGAAAACGGACTGAGGGGGTATCGGAACATCAACAGCACCGCATTTAAAAAGATCTTACCGGGCGGAATTCTCTTCACCTTCTCATGTTCACAGGCAGTCAGCCCGGAAGCATTTCAGCAGGTTGTTTTTCAGGCAGCAAGTGAAAGCGGCCGTTTTGTGCGTATCCTCCACCGGCTGAGCCAGCCGGCAGATCATCCGGTGAACATCTATCATCCCGAAGGGTCCTACCTTAAAGGTCTGGTCCTGGAGGTAGAATGAATCATATCGTGACCGTACACTTCATCAGAAGTGTTTCTTACCCAATGCCAGTCCGACTCCGAAATTGAGACGGGACGGTTCCGATAAGCGGGATCCGGTGCCTAAGGAAATGACCTGGCCTTCGTAGTTGGCATATAGCATAACCCTGTTGAAGTGTAAAACAGGTCCGATGCGATAACCAAGTCCATCCCTTCTTATCCGGACATCATTTCCCAGTTCATGGTTGATTTCCAGAATGTGGTTGTAGGCAGGCCCTCCTTCAATGGACAACGGCCCCAGCAAATGTAATCCGACGATAACCGGAAACTGAATCCGATGAATGGATATGGGAGAGTTATCCGTATGGTTTACGGTACCCAGACGATTCAGGTAAAGCGCTTCAGGTCTCACATACAGTCCGTTCAAATCCAGCTGTAAAAAGAGTCCGGCCTCAATGCCATTGATATTTTCTCCCTTGACAATATCTTCCGGTTTGTCATATTCGATGCGCAGATTACCGTTTCCGCCGCCTACTTTGACACCAAAGGTTTGGGCACTCACAACTGTGACAAACAGTGTAAACAAGATTACACATCCGTGTTTTATATATTTCATAGTTCATACGTTTTGATGTATACCATAACGGAAATTCCGTACCGATATGGTCCGGGCGATCCCCAAAGGAAAAACAAATGTTTCTGAGGTACTTGTCTGACAGGTCATTCTACAATCATTCTCAGGATAGGTGTTCAAAATGAATTCGCCCTGTGAAGGTGATGTATCTCCCCACTTTTGTGGATGGAATTCTACATTCGTTTCAATCATACCCGTTGGAAAAGAACGCCTTTTCTATTGATAGAAGCGGTCTCCGGGTATTCCGGTTTTTTGGTATGAATGTGGTTCCGGAAAAAGCATACTAAACTTTAAAACATACCATTATGAACCTTTTTGTAAACATATTCGCCGTTGCTGCGATGACAGCCGGCCTGGCCCCGAACCTTCCAGACACATTCCAGAAGTTGAATGATGCGGAACAACCATGGGGAAATGAAAAAATGCAAGCCTTGGCACAAATCAAAGGATTAGATGACCATTCCTTTAGTGGGAGGGCTGTCTTCACCACTGGTAACAAAGGAGATGTGAGTCTGATGCTTACCCTTTCCGGTCTGGAACCGGGACAGTATGCCGTGCATATCCATGAGAACGGAAATTGTTCGGGTACCGGTGCTTCTTCCGCCGGAGGGCATTGGAGTCCGGATAGCAGAAAACATGGCAACGCTGATACAGACTCGCATCATATGGGTGATATCGGCAATATAGAGATCGGGGAAGACGGCCGGGGTAAGCTTAATTTTACATCAACGGAATGGCATCTGGGTGATGGGAGTGAAGCGGATGTATTAGGAAAATCCATGATTATCCATGAAAAGAAAGATGATTTCACCACCCACCCATCTGGCGCATCAGGTACACCTATCGGCTGCGGTTTAATTGAGAAGGACGAAAGTTCGGTGAGCTATTAGGCTACACCATTATAAAGCCGGCCGGCTGAAAGGTATGCGTAACACCTTCAGCCGGCCGGCTTTTATTCAGACGCGACCTGGTTGGTTAACGGTTAATCACAATTTTTCTGGTCATGGCTTTTTTGTTTTGCAATACCTGCAGGAAATAAACA
This genomic interval from Flavobacteriales bacterium contains the following:
- a CDS encoding superoxide dismutase family protein, encoding MNLFVNIFAVAAMTAGLAPNLPDTFQKLNDAEQPWGNEKMQALAQIKGLDDHSFSGRAVFTTGNKGDVSLMLTLSGLEPGQYAVHIHENGNCSGTGASSAGGHWSPDSRKHGNADTDSHHMGDIGNIEIGEDGRGKLNFTSTEWHLGDGSEADVLGKSMIIHEKKDDFTTHPSGASGTPIGCGLIEKDESSVSY
- a CDS encoding class I SAM-dependent rRNA methyltransferase; amino-acid sequence: MNPRITLKKGKDRALRNFHPWVFSGALGRVPPNLQNGDVVDVFSYEDEFLGRGFYGSSSIAARIMTFKDEAIDQGFWESRFQSALALRNTLGFPSAKTNAFRWIHGEGDGLPGLIVDVYGPHLVMQAHHTGIRKNRETIAQALLNAGKVLGIETIYDKSADTLQGQEAGENAWLHGDTASTEILENGHRFLVNWVEGQKTGFFLDQRDNRQLLASLAKGRHLLNAYAYSGGFSVYGAMAGAASVHSVDSSEKAMDLAGENMKLNKVSCPHQEHVSEVGEFLKSSKDKFDLIVLDPPAFAKRLSALENGLRGYRNINSTAFKKILPGGILFTFSCSQAVSPEAFQQVVFQAASESGRFVRILHRLSQPADHPVNIYHPEGSYLKGLVLEVE
- a CDS encoding DUF2723 domain-containing protein, producing MSYSKINNIIGWIVFLIATFVYVSTIEPTTSFWDCGEYIATSYKLEVGHPPGAPLFMMLGRFFSLFASDKYHVAAMINTMSALCSSFTILFLFWTITALARKIMEKSGKALSKAQEMAIMGSGIVGALAYTFSDSFWFSAVEGEVYAMSSFFTAVVFWAILKWERVADEPQADRWIIFIFYLVGLSIGVHLLNLLALPAMTFVYYFRKYKTSQKGLIYAFLVSILILGGVQNVIIPGIVNLASKFELFFVNTIGLPFNGGVIMFGLFIAALIYLGIRYTTQKNKVFWNTAIISFTALLIGYSSFAMIVIRSNANPPMDENNPENMISLLAYLNREQYGDWPLLYGPYYDAEIAKDESGRRIFKDGNPVYIQDKVNGKYVISDDRKNTIPVYDPKRSTFFPRMHSPQPHHIRSYKYWAGIEGDTPPTFGDNLRVFFSYQIWHMYVRYFMWNFAGRQNDVQGFGNNIHGNWISGIKAIDQARLGNQSELPELALEDKSRNAFYFLPLILGLIGLFYHFKAHRNDAMVVTLLFLFTGFAIILYLNQTPNQPRERDYAYAASFYAFAIWIGIGVLGIFDKLKDKLSPSLAAVTISAVCLLAVPVVMAKDGWDDHDRSGTYTARDFARNYLESCAPNAILFTNGDNDTFPLWYVQEVEGFRRDVRVVNLSLLNTDWYIDQMRRKAYESEPVPFSLTPEQYIQGTRDYLPVIPQKQLAGYIPANRLMDFVRSDNMQTKFRPQGSGEALDYLPTNKVLIPVDREKVLSNGTVVPAQAGRIVEGIEWDLDKQYVYKNHMMVLDLLATFNWDRPVYFAVTVGNDNYLGLEDYFQLEGLAYRLVPIKNNQAGGQVGRINTEIMYNNMMNKFAWGGMDSGEDIYLNDQNRRMTMNFRNNFARLAMELIKEGKNDKAEAVLDRAIEVMPDALSPYNYFVTPIAEAYFQLGRKEKGAEILRILLDHNLDNLDYLASLDPDEIAGLKNDVSTEISVLRSIDYQVKQNKLDSLSGRIDSSIQRYEAAFSGRQTPPQIPQGTQFPGESN